In Clostridia bacterium, the DNA window GTGAACTCGGTGATGTACGCGCTGTTCTTGTGGTCGGGCCCGAAGTAGCAGTTGGCGTACATGAAGGGCGGGTTGTTATCCTTGTTGTCGTCCGCGGAGACGAGGTATCCGGGCGAGACCTTCTTGAAGAGCTCGTAGGCGAGGTTGCCCTTGCCGATGCGGAGCAGGCCGAGGATCATCCAGATATTGAGGTGGGAATAGATGGTGCCGTTCTCGGCGATGCCGGGCTCCATGCTGCTGATCCTGCCGATGCCGGGATCGAATTCGCGGAAGCAGGGTGCGAGAAGCAGGTAGCCGTATTTGCTGCCGAGCAGACGGTCGCAGGTCTTTATGACCTGCTCGGCGCGTTCGCCCGTGGCGACGCCGGAGATGAGGCTCCAGCACTGCGGCTCCATGAAGATCTCGGCGGCCTTCGCGCCGGCGGCGCCGACCTTCTTGCCGTAGTCGTCGATGCAGCGGATGTATCTGTCGCCGTCCCACGCTTTTTCGTTGATGACGGCCTTCATATCCTCCATACGCGCGAGGTAGTCCGCCTCCGCGTCCTTTTCTCCGAGGTAGTTCGCGAGCGCCGCCATTTCGGTCAGCGCCTCGACGTAGGCGATGCTGAGCCAGACGCTCTCGCCTCTGCCCTCCTTGCCGGTGCCGGTAAGGGAGTCGTTCCAGTCGCCGAACTTGATAAGCAGCAGGCGGTCGGCGCCCTTGTTGCTCTCGAGGAAGTTCAGCGCGCGGTCGATGTGGCCGCGGACGGTGGCGCTGCCGCCGTCGTAGAACGGGACTTCTTCTTTAAGCAGGTCAAAGTCGCCCGTCTCGCGCAGGTACGCGATGAGGGTGAAGACGAGCCACATCGCGCTGTCGGAATACGCCTTTTCGTCTATCGGGTTCCAGCCGCGGACGGCGAGGCCGCTCGAATACTGGCGCTTGAGCGCTTCTACGAGGATCTCGCGGGTGCGGGCGGGAGTCTGCGCAGCGCAGCCGAGCCCCTGCTGGACGATGTCGCGGTAGCCGTTGTAGCCCCAGCGGCCCCAGGCGGCGCCGTAGAGGTTCGCCTGCTTCGCCCATACGTTGATGAGGCGGTCGAAGTGCTCGTCCGGAGTCGTCGCCTTGTTCTTGCCGATGACGGAGGCGAAGTACGCCTTGACCTCGGCGAGCAGCGAATCGAGCCTGCCTATGTACTTATCCTTGAACGCCTTGACCTCGGCGGGCGAATCGACGACGCCGACGACGATCTCGACGTTCTTCTTCTCGCCGGCGGCGAGCTTGTAGTTATACTGCGCGGCGCCCACGGTCGCTTCCGCGGAGCCCTCGGTGTTCGTGCAGCTTCCGGCGGCGACGGCGTCCGGCGCGGCGAGCGAGCCGTATCTGCCGACGAAGGCGGCGCGGCTGCCGTCGAACGCGGCGATCTTCTCATCCGACGCGAAGAAGGCGGTCAGGTGGTTGTGCGGCTTGATGAAGGGGTGCTTCGTGGCGACGATGGCGTTGTTCTCCTTGTCGAAGACGACGCTGCGGTAGATCATATCGCCGTAGCTGTCGAAGCCCCACTTGAAGGAAAACTGATACTGGTTATAGCAGAAAACGGAGATATCGCGCTCTCTGCCGGAGACGTTCTCGAAGGAAAGCTTCCAGAGCTCCGCGGGCACGGGGCCGACGGGCAGGAAGACGGTCATTTCGGCGGCGATGCCGTTGGTCTGATTGCGGATTATCGAGTAGCCGAGCCCCTGGACACACTCGTATTTCTCATACTTCGCCTTTATCGGCTCCCAGTTGAGAGTCCAGAACTCGCCGGTCTCGTTGTCGCGGATGTAGATAAGGCGGCTCATGAGGTGGTCGCGGCCGAAGACGTCGAAGTCGCAGATGCGGCCGATGCCGGTGTAAAGCTGAACCGCTTCCTTGTCGCCTATCTGATAGTCGAACCAGCCGATGCCGGTCTGCTCGACGTTCGCCTGCGAGCACTCGTTGAACAGGAAGTTGTCGAACGCTCTCGGGCAGTCGGGACGGGTAACGATGAACTCGGTGCCGTCGGAATTGAAATGTCCGTACTTGTAATCCATTTTTGTCTTTCCTTTCGGTTTTATATTTTTATTTTAATTATTTTTCAATAATTGATTCGCCGATTACTTTGCGGTGATTTTGAGCTCTTCGCCGTCGGCGGAAAGCGCGACGCCGGACTTGATCTTTCCGGTGACCATCAGCTCCGCGACCTCGTCCTCGACGTTGCGGCGTATCAGACGGCGCAGTTCGCGCGCGGACTGCTGACTGCCTTCCGCGCGGGAGGCGAGCCAGAGTCTGACGTCGTCGCCGTATTCGAGGCTGAGCCCCTTCTCCTTCATGCCGGAGGCGAGCTCGTCGAGCATCAGGCCGGCGATGTCTTTGTAGTTATCGAGCGTGAGCTTGTTGAAGAAGATGACGTCGTCGATGCGGCTCAGAAGCTCGGGGCGCATTATCTCCTTGAGCGCCTTCTCCGCCTTCGTCTTATCGAAGCTGCCTCCGCCGCCTCCTGTGAAGCCGAGGGTGGAAACGCCCGTTCCGCTGCCCGCGTTGGAGGTCATGACGACGATGGTGTTCTCGAAGTTCACGCGCCTGCCGTGGGCGTCGGTGAGGCGGCCTTCGTCGAGTATCTGAAGCAGTATGTTCAGCACGTCGGCGTGCGCCTTCTCGATCTCGTCGAAGAGGATTATCGAGTTCGGCTTGCGGCGGACGCGCTCGGTCAGCTGCCCCTGTTCGTCGTAGCCTATGTAGCCGGGTGGCGAGCCGACGAGCTTGCTGACGGAATGCTTCTCCATATACTCCGACATATCCAGCCGGATGAAGTTCTCCTTCGTGTCGAAAAGCTCCTCCGCCATGACGCGCACGAGCTCCGTCTTGCCGACGCCGGTGGGACCCATGAAGACGAAGGACGCAGGGCGGCGGCGCGTGGTAAGCCCCGCGCGGGCGCGCTTGACGGCGCGGACGACGGCTTCGACCGCCTCGTCCTGCCCGATGACGCGGCGCTTGATGCGCTCCTCGAGCAGCGAGAGCTTGTCGAACTCCTGCTCCTTTATCCTGTCGGCGGGAATGCCCGTCCACAGCTCGATGACGGAGGCGAGCTCCGCGATCGTGACCGGCATAATGAGGTTCTTTTGGCGGAGCTTCTCGGCGTCCTCTTCAAGACGGCAGCGCTCGACGCGCAGGTCGGCGATCTCTTTGAATATCTCGTCCTTGTTCTCCTCGCCGCCTTCGGAGGCCTCGACGTTCGTAAGCTCCTCCTCGCGCGCGGAGAGCTCGGCGATCTTTTCCTCCAGCTCCGCGAGCTTCGCCGCTTCCTTGTTCTTGATGCTCGCGGTGGAGCACGCCTCGTCGATAAGGTCTATCGCCTTATCCGGCATGAAGCGGTCGGTGATGTATTTCGCGGCGAGGGAGGCGGCCTTGTAACAGAGCCCGTCGTCCAGCTTCACGCCGTGGTGTTCTTCGTAATAGCCCTTTATCCCCTCGAGGATGGCGGCGGTCTCGGCCACGCTCGGCTCGTCGACGTTTATCGTCTGGAAGCGGCGCTCGAGCGCGGCGTCCTTCTCGATATACTTGCGGTATTCGCCGAAGGTGGTCGCGCCGATGACCTGTATCTCGCCGCGTGAAAGGGCGGGCTTGAGGATGTTGGCGGCGTTCATGCCGCCTTCGCTCTCGCCGGTGCCGATGAGGTTATGCACCTCGTCGATGAAAAGTATGATGTTCCCCTCGCGCTTGACCTCGTCGACGAGCCCCTTGACGCGGCTCTCGAACTGCCCGCGGAACTGCGTTCCGGCGACCAGCGCGGTCAGGTCGAGCAGGTGTATCTCCTTTTTGCGCAGGCGCGGAGGGATGAAATCCGCGTGCTGAAGCGCATATGCGAGCCCCTCGGCGATGGCGGTCTTGCCGACGCCGGCTTCGCCGATGAGGCAGGGATTGTTCTTGATGCGGCGGTTGAGTATCTGGACGGCGCGGTAGATCTCCTTGTCGCGGCCGATGATGCGGTCGACCTTGCCCTGACGGACACGCTCGGAAAGGTTGATGCAGAAGCCGTCGAGGAACTTGCGCTTCTGTTCCTTCTCCGGCTGCTCCTGCGCCTTTTTGCCTTTTCCCCTCTGCTTTTTGCCGTCGTCCTTGCTTTCCTTGTCGCCGGAGACCTGGAAGAAGGGCATCGGCGCGGTGCCGCCCGGCTCGAACATATCGCCGTCGCCTATAAGCTGCGCCATACTCTCGTTGACCGCTTCTATATCCTCCTCGGTCATACCCATGCGGTCGATGATGTTGCGGATGTTCGGGAGGTTCATTTCGCGGGCGCAGGGTATGCAGTAGCCCTCGTTGACCGGCTTGCCGTTATCCATTTTCGTGACGAAGACTACCGCCACGCGTTTTTTACATTTGCTGCAAAGCATTTCAGTTCTCCTGTTCTTCGGTGGTCGACTGTATCGGTATCAGTCTTCTGCGGTTTCGTCCTTGCGGGCGGCCTTCGCGGCCTCCCCCGCTTTCGCGGCGGCGCGTTCGGCGCGGTCGTTCGCCTTCTCGACCGCCTGCTCGGCGTTCCTGACGGCGATATCCGCGTGCTCCTTCGCCTTCTCGGCGTGCTTTTCGGCGCGCTCGGCGAGTTTCTCCGCCCTCTCGGCGTGACGCTCCGCTTTTATCTCGGCGCGCTTGTACGCGCCCTTGAAGCCCTCGATGTAGTAGCGGATGAAGGAGTACACGAGCAGCACTCCGACGATGCCGAAGACCACGAAGCAGACCGGCTTCGGAATGCCCCATCCGAGCGAAGCGCCGCTGTCGTCGAGGTGGCCTTCGATACCGTAGCCGCGCCAGATGAGCAGGCTCAGAAAGATGAAGATTATCGCCGTGTTAAGCTTGCCGTACCACTTCGAAGGCATAATCTCCTTCTTATCCTTTATCAGCTTGAAGCCGCCGATTATCTGCAGCACCTCCTTGGCGCAGAGCATCGCGAGCAACCAGAGCAGCTGCGGGAACTCCCACGCGAGGAGCACGACCGCGCACATCTGCATCAGCTTGTCCGCGAGCGGATCTATTATCTTGCCGAGGTCGGTCGTCATGTTGAACCTGCGCGCGATCCAGCCGTCGAGCACGTCGGTAACTCCCGCGACGAAGAAGAGGATCGCAGCCAGCAGGAAGTTATCCGCTTTGTACGCCCAGAAAAAGAACGGGATCATTATGAATCTGCATATTGTGAGTACGTTCGGAATGTTCATGGTATCGCTCCTTGATCAGAGTGTATTTATCGTTACTCGCCGTCGACGAGTGAGTAAGCGTATTTGAAAACCAGCGTTTTGTCTATGGTCTCGCGGTTGATCGTGTTTGAGATCGCGGGGAGCGCGAGCCGCAGGACGAACGCCAGCAGCAGCACTATAAGCACGCCCCGCGCGCCGCCGAGCACGCCGCCGAGCGCGGAATCGAACCCGCCGAGGTGCACCGCCTTCAGAATCGGACGTATGACCAGCTTCAGCACGAAGAGGATCAGCACGCCCGCGAGGATTATCGCGACCGCGGCGATAATACGCGAAACACTGCCGGAAAGCTTATCGACAAGCGAGAATATTCCCTTGACGACACTGCCGGACGCCTCCTGCGCCGCCTGATTTATCTTTTCCCTCCCGATGCCGAGGACGGTAAGCCCCTCCTCGCTCTCGTTTTTCTGCTCTATCTCGGCCTCGAAGTTCTCGAGCTGGGCTTCCTTGTCGCCCTCCTGAAGCTCGACGCCTATCTTGTCGGCGATGCGGCTCGACGCAGTTCCGCGAAGCGACGGATTGACGATCTTTTCGTCTATCACGTTCCCCAGCGGGACGGAAAGTTTATACGCAAGGAAGAAGACGAGAATCATTCCCGCGAGCGCGAGGACCGTCTTCAAAAAGCCCTTTTTTATGCCGAGAAGCACGGATGCGGCGACTATGGCGACCGCTATGATATCAAGCGCAATATTCATAAAACGCTCCTTTCATCAGACGGGGATCTTGGAAATGCTGCCGACGCCGAAGACGAAAACGTTATCCCCCGAAACACAGGCGTAGCTGCCGTCGGCGGAGGTCTCGGCGACCGCCTCCTGCTCAAGCTTCTTTGAGAAAACCGTTACTTCGTGCGACCCGAGAACGGCGACGCCGCTTTTACCGGCCGAAACGCAGCGGAAATCGACCGAGAGCTCCGCGCGCGCATATTCTTCGCCGTCGTCGTCGACGGAGACGATAACGTGCTCCCTGCCGACGCCGTATTTGCTGAACACGAGCACTGTGCGGTCGGACGTGTTCGCGTAACCGCGCAGGCTCATTCCGCCGTAGTCGAAGGCCGCCTCCGTGCCGCCCTCGTCGTTCAGCGTCACGGCGCTCGAATCGCCGATAATCGTGGCGTTACTACCTTTATATGAGACGTAGTAGAAATTATTACCGCCGAGCGGAACTCTGAGCGGCTCCGCCTTGCTGCTCGGCTCGAAAAGGAACGCCGTTACGGAGCTTTCGCCGCTTTCGGCGCTCATGCCGAGGGCGGTCAGCATCTTGCCGTTCGACTTCATGCCGACCTTGTATATGTAATTGTCGGCGGAGTACCAGACGTAAGTCTCCGCTCCGTCAGAGTCGAAATAATGCACCTCGTTGTGGTAGCTTTTCGAGGTCGTGACAAGCGCCATGCTGCCGTTTGAGGCGACCGCGGCGTCGGTTATGTCATAAGGCGCCGCGCCGGAGCGTATGAGCCCGTCCTTGGAATAAAGCTCCCAGCGCACGCCCCCGCGGTCGAAGACAAGGAACCGGTCGCCGCATGCGACGGCGGACGGTTTCGCGCAGCCGTGCTGAGCAGTCAGCAGTTCTCGGCCGCTGCCGCTCATTAGCATCACGCCGATGTCGCTGACGACGAGCATATCCGAGCCCATCAGTTTCACGTCCTCGACGGAGGTGCCGTTAAGCGGTGCGACCTTGTCGTCCTTGCCCGAGGTGAAGGTCTCGATAAAGAAGTTCTTTATGCCCTTGAAGGAGATGACGTCGTTGCCGAAGAGAAAAAACCACGCGGCAACGCCGAGGACGGCTATCCAAAAGACCGTCTTCAGTATGCGCTTGCGCCTGCGTATTCTGTTTTTTTCGTCCCGCGTAAGCTCGCGGGCGTCGGTTTTGCGCTTCATTCTCTCTCCGCTTTCAGTCGTAATATACTTCGCTCAAATAGAGTCCCTGCGGTTTCGCGGTCGCGCCGGCGGCGTTCCTGTCGCCGGAGGCGATTATGCCCGAAAGCGCGTCCGGAGCGATCTTGCCCTGCGCGATCTCAAGCAGCGTGCCGGCCATTATCCGCACCATGTTGTATAAAAATCCGCTGCCCGCGACCGAGAAGACGACAAGGTCGCCCTCGCGCCGCACGGACGATTCGGTTATCGTTCTGACTTTATCTTTGACAGAACCGCCCGCCGAGCAAAACGCCGAGAAGTCGTGCTCGCCGAGGTACGCCTTCGCCGCTTTGTCGAGCAGCTTTTCGTCCAGCGGGTAGGGGTAGTGGAGCGCACGCCCCTCCCAAAACGGATCGCGCTGCGGCGAATTCAGTATGTAATACTCGTATTTCTTGCCCGTCACGCTGAAACGCGCGTGGAAGTCCAGCGCCGCTTCGGAAGCCGCCTTCACCGCGATATCGCGCGGCAGCAGCGCGTTCAGCCCGCGCACGAAGGTTTCGGGCGAAGCCTTCGACGGCGTCTTGAAGGAGCAGACGTAGTTCTTGGCGTGGACGCCGGAATCCGTTCTGCCGCAGCCGTGGAGCTTCGGATACGCGCCGGTCAGCTTCTCTATCGCGGCGGCGAGCGTTTCCTGCACCGTCGTGCCGTTGCGCTGGGACTGCCAGCCGCAGTAGGCGCTGCCGATATAGGTTATATCAAGTTTAATATTTCGCTCCATGGGGGCACGTCAATTCCTTTCACCCTTGCGAATATCACCGCGCCGAGCAGCGCGAGGACTATCAGCGCGGCAAGCGCGTCGCGGTATCCCGCCTTCATGACGCGGAGCTTCGTTCTGCCCTCGCCGCCGCGGTAGCAGCGGCACTCCATAGCCGTGGCGAGCTCCGGAGCGCGGCGGAACGCCGAAACGAGCAGCGGCACGAGCACCGGTATCAGCGCCTTCGCCCTGCGGAAAAGGCCTCCGCTCTCGAAGTCCGCTCCCCTCGCCTTCTGCGCGTTCATTATCTTATCCGCCTCTTCGAGCAGAGTCGGGATGAAGCGGAGCGCGAGGGTCATCATCAGCGCCGTTTCGTGCACCGGGAAGCGCACGAACTTCAGCGGCTTCATCAGCCATTCGAGCGCGTCGGTCAGCGCGACCGGCGTAGTCGTATACATCAGCGCGGAGCTGACAATTATCAGGCTGACTATCCTCACTATCATCTTAAGCGAGAAGAGAACGCCCTCGAATTTCGGGTGGAATATCCACCAGTCGAAAAGCGGTATCACGCCGGGGGTGTAAAAGATATTCAGCAGCGAGGTGAATACGACGAGTATCAGCAGCGGCTTTAAGCTCTTCATATAGAGCTTCAGCGGCACCTTCGTCATCAGCATCACCGCGACGCTGAAAATGAAGACCGCGGCGTATGAAACGGTGCCGTTCGCGGTGAAGATCGCCGCCATCAGCACTATCATGAGCAGTATCTTCACGCGCGCGTCGAGCTTGTGGATGACCGAATCGGCTCGGTAGTAGCTGCCGAGGGTTATGTCTCTCATAACGAACCCCTCCCGAGCAGCTTTTTGACCGCTTCCGCGCCCTCCTCGACCGTGAGAACGGTGCCTTCGCAACCGGTCTCGGAGCAGATGCGCGTCACCTGCGGCACGGAAAGCCCGTGCTCCGCAAGCTCGCCGACGCGGGAGAAAACCTCGCGCGTCGCGCCCTGCATGACGAACTTTCCCTCGCGCATGACGGCGACCGAGGTCGTATAAGCGGCGATATCCTCCATCGAGTGGCTGACGAGCAGGATCGCGGCGTTCGTCTCCTTCGCGTAGGCGAGTATGTCGAGCATTATGCGGCGGCGCGACACCGGATCGAGCCCCGCGGCGGGCTCGTCGAGCACCAGCGCCTCCGGCTCCATCGCGAGCACGCCCGCGAGCGCGGCGCGGCGCTTCTGCCCGCCCGAGAGCTCGAAGGGCGACGCCTTCAGCTCGCGCGCGGTAAGTCCGGCAAACTCCGCCGCCTTCTCAACGCGGCGTTTTATTTCTTCATCGCCGCAGCCCATGTTGCGCGGGCCGAAGGCGATATCCTTCTCGACCGTTTCGTCGAAAAGCTGGTATTCGGGGTACTGGAAAACCAGGCCGACGCGGTGGCGCAGCCGGCGGCGGTCGTAGCCCTTGGCGAAGATGTCCTCGCCGTCCGCCCTGACCGTGCCGGAGGTCGGCTTCATAAGTCCGTTCAGGTGGCGTATAAGCGTGGACTTTCCGCTGCCGGTGTGACCGATCACGCCCATGACGTCGCCGCTTTTCAGCGTGAAGGACACGCCGCTGACGGCGGTCTTTTCAAACGGACTGCCGGGCGAGTAGGTATGAGTCAGGTTTTCCGTGGAAATGGTTATCAATTCGGGTTATCCTTTCAAAAGGGCTTTTATCGCGGCTATGCACTCGTCGGCGGTGAGAATGCCGGCGGGGAGGTCGAAGCCTTCGCCGCGGAGCAGATCCGCGAGCTGCGACGGCTGCGGCGGTATCAGGCCGCTTTCCGCGAGCTTTTCGCGCTGCGAGAAGACCTCCCGCGGCGCGCCGTCGAGGAGTATTCCGCCTTCCTTCAGCACTATCACGCGGTCGGCGGAGACCGCTTCGCTCATGTGATGCGTCACGCAGACGACGGTCATGCCGCGCTCCGCGTTCAGCCGGTGCGCGATCGCCGTTACCTCCCGTCTGCCGACGGGATCGAGCATCGAGGTCGCCTCGTCCATTATCAGACATTCCGGCTCCATGGCGAGCACGCCGGCGATCGCGACGCGCTGCTTCTGCCCGCCGGAAAGGTTCGCGGGCGTATACTCACGGTGATCGTACATCCCGACCGCGTTCAGCGCGTCGTCCACTCTGCGGCGTATCTCCTCGCGCGGAAGCCCGAGGTTCTCCGGCGCGAACGCCACGTCGTCCTCGACGACGGTGGCGACGAGCTGGTTATCGGGGTTCTGGAAGACCATACCGGCGCGGCGGCGTATTTCAAACGTATTCGCCTCGTCGGAGGTGTCCATGCCGGCGGTGAAGACCTTGCCCTCGGTGGGGACAAGGATGCAGTTGATGAGCTTCGCCAGCGTGGACTTGCCGCTGCCGTTATGGCCGAGGACCGCGACGAATTCGCCCTTCGCGATGGTCATATTTATATTTTTCAGCGCCGGCGTTTCGCTCTTGCCGTAGGTGAAGCCGGCGTTTTCAAAGCGTACAAACTCGTCCATTCGCTATTTCAAAAACTCCGTTATCGTGGTGTTGCCGCAGGGAAGCGCCCCGCCGCTGACTATCGGAAGCCCGATCTCGTCGCTGACCGTGCGGCTGTTCGCGCCCTTGCCCGCGGTGAGGGAAAGTATCTGCCCGCCGACAGACGGCGCGAGCGCGGTGGTATACATATTCAGAATGAAGAAAACGGGATCGTCCGAGAGCAGCTTGGCGCACTCGGCGCAGAAGACGTAAAGGTCGTCCTCCAGCTTCCACACCTGCGAGCCGCTTCCCCTGCCGTAGGACGGGGGATCGCAGATTATCGCGTCGTAGGTCTTGCCGCGGCGCTGTTCGCGGCGGACGAAGGCGAGGCAGTCGTCCGCGATCCAGCGCACTGGCGCATCCGCGAGGCCGGAGAGCGCGGCGTTTTCCTTCGCCATCGCGATCATGCCCTTCGACGCGTCGACGTGCGTGACCTGCGCGCCGGCGGCGAGGCAGGCGACGGTCGCTCCGCCGGTGTAGGCGAAGAGGTTGAGCACGCGCGCGCCGGAACGCTTTTTCAGCTTCGCCGCGGCGTAATCCCAGTTGACCGCCTGCTCCGGAAAGATGCCCATATGCTTGAAGCCCATCGGCTTGATAACGAAGTTATAGCCGCCGTAACTGATGCGCGACTGCGCCGGAAGACCTCTGTCCTCCCAGCGTCCGCCGCCCGTTTCGGAGCGGTGGTAGCGGCCGGCGAATTCGCGCCAGCGGCGATCTTTTTTATCCGTCGTCCATATCACCTGCGGGTCGGGGCGCACGACGCAGAAGTCGCCCCAGCGCTCCAGGCGTTCGCCGTCGGAAGCGTCGAGCAGCTCGTAATCGCGCCAGCCGTTTGCAATCCTCATAGTTTCTCCTTAACGTATCTTAAACGTCGAATTTGATCTGCGCGTCCTCCTTGACGGGGATGCCGAGATATTCGTAAGCCGCCTTCGTCAGACACCTGCCGCGCGGCGTGCGGTTTATGAAGCCGAGCTGCATGAGATACGGCTCGTAGACGTCCTCGATGCTCGCGGACTCCTCGCCCGTCGCGGCGGCGAGCGTTTCAACTCCGACGGGGCCGCCGCCGAAGGTATTCGCTATCGCGCCGAGGATGCGGCGGTCGACGGTGTCGAGGCCGAGGGAGTCGATCTCCATCAGCTCCAGCGCCTTCGCGGTCGCCTCCGCGGTGATGACGCCGTCCGCCATGACCTCCGCGTAGTCGCGTACGCGTTTGA includes these proteins:
- the truA gene encoding tRNA pseudouridine(38-40) synthase TruA translates to MERNIKLDITYIGSAYCGWQSQRNGTTVQETLAAAIEKLTGAYPKLHGCGRTDSGVHAKNYVCSFKTPSKASPETFVRGLNALLPRDIAVKAASEAALDFHARFSVTGKKYEYYILNSPQRDPFWEGRALHYPYPLDEKLLDKAAKAYLGEHDFSAFCSAGGSVKDKVRTITESSVRREGDLVVFSVAGSGFLYNMVRIMAGTLLEIAQGKIAPDALSGIIASGDRNAAGATAKPQGLYLSEVYYD
- a CDS encoding ATP-dependent Clp protease ATP-binding subunit encodes the protein MLCSKCKKRVAVVFVTKMDNGKPVNEGYCIPCAREMNLPNIRNIIDRMGMTEEDIEAVNESMAQLIGDGDMFEPGGTAPMPFFQVSGDKESKDDGKKQRGKGKKAQEQPEKEQKRKFLDGFCINLSERVRQGKVDRIIGRDKEIYRAVQILNRRIKNNPCLIGEAGVGKTAIAEGLAYALQHADFIPPRLRKKEIHLLDLTALVAGTQFRGQFESRVKGLVDEVKREGNIILFIDEVHNLIGTGESEGGMNAANILKPALSRGEIQVIGATTFGEYRKYIEKDAALERRFQTINVDEPSVAETAAILEGIKGYYEEHHGVKLDDGLCYKAASLAAKYITDRFMPDKAIDLIDEACSTASIKNKEAAKLAELEEKIAELSAREEELTNVEASEGGEENKDEIFKEIADLRVERCRLEEDAEKLRQKNLIMPVTIAELASVIELWTGIPADRIKEQEFDKLSLLEERIKRRVIGQDEAVEAVVRAVKRARAGLTTRRRPASFVFMGPTGVGKTELVRVMAEELFDTKENFIRLDMSEYMEKHSVSKLVGSPPGYIGYDEQGQLTERVRRKPNSIILFDEIEKAHADVLNILLQILDEGRLTDAHGRRVNFENTIVVMTSNAGSGTGVSTLGFTGGGGGSFDKTKAEKALKEIMRPELLSRIDDVIFFNKLTLDNYKDIAGLMLDELASGMKEKGLSLEYGDDVRLWLASRAEGSQQSARELRRLIRRNVEDEVAELMVTGKIKSGVALSADGEELKITAK
- a CDS encoding energy-coupling factor transporter ATPase — translated: MDEFVRFENAGFTYGKSETPALKNINMTIAKGEFVAVLGHNGSGKSTLAKLINCILVPTEGKVFTAGMDTSDEANTFEIRRRAGMVFQNPDNQLVATVVEDDVAFAPENLGLPREEIRRRVDDALNAVGMYDHREYTPANLSGGQKQRVAIAGVLAMEPECLIMDEATSMLDPVGRREVTAIAHRLNAERGMTVVCVTHHMSEAVSADRVIVLKEGGILLDGAPREVFSQREKLAESGLIPPQPSQLADLLRGEGFDLPAGILTADECIAAIKALLKG
- a CDS encoding CvpA family protein — translated: MNIALDIIAVAIVAASVLLGIKKGFLKTVLALAGMILVFFLAYKLSVPLGNVIDEKIVNPSLRGTASSRIADKIGVELQEGDKEAQLENFEAEIEQKNESEEGLTVLGIGREKINQAAQEASGSVVKGIFSLVDKLSGSVSRIIAAVAIILAGVLILFVLKLVIRPILKAVHLGGFDSALGGVLGGARGVLIVLLLAFVLRLALPAISNTINRETIDKTLVFKYAYSLVDGE
- a CDS encoding energy-coupling factor transporter ATPase → MITISTENLTHTYSPGSPFEKTAVSGVSFTLKSGDVMGVIGHTGSGKSTLIRHLNGLMKPTSGTVRADGEDIFAKGYDRRRLRHRVGLVFQYPEYQLFDETVEKDIAFGPRNMGCGDEEIKRRVEKAAEFAGLTARELKASPFELSGGQKRRAALAGVLAMEPEALVLDEPAAGLDPVSRRRIMLDILAYAKETNAAILLVSHSMEDIAAYTTSVAVMREGKFVMQGATREVFSRVGELAEHGLSVPQVTRICSETGCEGTVLTVEEGAEAVKKLLGRGSL
- a CDS encoding CDP-alcohol phosphatidyltransferase family protein, giving the protein MNIPNVLTICRFIMIPFFFWAYKADNFLLAAILFFVAGVTDVLDGWIARRFNMTTDLGKIIDPLADKLMQMCAVVLLAWEFPQLLWLLAMLCAKEVLQIIGGFKLIKDKKEIMPSKWYGKLNTAIIFIFLSLLIWRGYGIEGHLDDSGASLGWGIPKPVCFVVFGIVGVLLVYSFIRYYIEGFKGAYKRAEIKAERHAERAEKLAERAEKHAEKAKEHADIAVRNAEQAVEKANDRAERAAAKAGEAAKAARKDETAED
- a CDS encoding class I SAM-dependent methyltransferase — its product is MRIANGWRDYELLDASDGERLERWGDFCVVRPDPQVIWTTDKKDRRWREFAGRYHRSETGGGRWEDRGLPAQSRISYGGYNFVIKPMGFKHMGIFPEQAVNWDYAAAKLKKRSGARVLNLFAYTGGATVACLAAGAQVTHVDASKGMIAMAKENAALSGLADAPVRWIADDCLAFVRREQRRGKTYDAIICDPPSYGRGSGSQVWKLEDDLYVFCAECAKLLSDDPVFFILNMYTTALAPSVGGQILSLTAGKGANSRTVSDEIGLPIVSGGALPCGNTTITEFLK
- a CDS encoding energy-coupling factor transporter transmembrane protein EcfT, producing MRDITLGSYYRADSVIHKLDARVKILLMIVLMAAIFTANGTVSYAAVFIFSVAVMLMTKVPLKLYMKSLKPLLILVVFTSLLNIFYTPGVIPLFDWWIFHPKFEGVLFSLKMIVRIVSLIIVSSALMYTTTPVALTDALEWLMKPLKFVRFPVHETALMMTLALRFIPTLLEEADKIMNAQKARGADFESGGLFRRAKALIPVLVPLLVSAFRRAPELATAMECRCYRGGEGRTKLRVMKAGYRDALAALIVLALLGAVIFARVKGIDVPPWSEILNLI